CTGTTTTCTGCTCATGCTTCTTGTTCTTTGAGCTCGGCGGCCGGGTCGGTGTCCTCGCTCGCAAGCGTCAGGACGGCCGGTGTGCCGTCGAGGGGTTTGATGCCCGACTCCATGGCGAAGGAGCCCGGGCGCAGGGGTTGCGAGGTGCCGAAGCGTGCCGACCATCCCGCCAGCAGCCGCTCGCCCGAGGCCATCGTGACCAGGGCTATGAGCCCTTCGGTCTCGGCTGCACGGCGGAGTGCCGGGGTGAAAGCCTCACGGAACGCCTCGCGGCCCACGACCAGCGTGAGCGTGTGGCGCACGCGCTGCGGCCCGGCGTCGGTGTCGAGCCGTTCGGCATAGGACGAGCGTTGTTCGGCGAGTGGCAGGGCGGTGAGCTGCGTCGCGTCACGGAAAATCGCTTCGGCGCGCCCGTCCGCCGCCACCGCCGCCCGCAGGAGGTTTCCTGCGGGGGTGACCGTGACGGCTGCGACGCCCCCAGCCGGTTTGCGGGGTGTGGAGGCTGCCATCGTTATGCCGGGTTGTAGGCGTAGGTCATCAGCGTCTCGTCGAGCACGTCGCACCCGGCCATGAAGACGGCACGCTGGCGGTTTTCCATCAGGTCGGGGTTGTACCACATGCGCACTTCGTTGCCGGGGAAATCGGCCGTGTTGACCGCCAGTACCAGGTTGCGGCGGTCGGTCAGCAGGCAGAACGACTTGTGCAGCGACGTGCCGGTGAGGTAGGAGCCCAGACGCACGTCCACGAGCGGTATGCCGTGGTAGGCGAGGCTCGGACGGCCTTCGGTGGTCGCCATGTAGGCGGCATCGGCACTCTTGCCGTCGAGGTATTTCTCGAAAGCGTAGTAGATGTCGGACGTGACGAAGAAGGCGAGCTGCCCGTCGGCCTTCATGTCCTTGACACGCTCGTCGGCGTTCATCCAGAGGTCGTCGAGGACGGCGACTACCTTCTCGGGATCGGAGAAATCCTCAGCCTGGCAGATCGAGTTGTAGAACTTCTCCTGCATGGCTCCGGCCTTCACGGTCTTGAGGAACCCGTCGAAGGTGTTGTAACCCGATGCCGCCGAGGTGTCGCCCACCCACATCGTGGCGCGGATGCTTTCGGCGACGGCCTGTTTGAAGAGTGCCGTCTCGGCCTGTTCGAGTTCGGTGCCCGTCAGGTCGTCCATGTTGACGTCGGCGCGTGCGGCGATCTTTTCATAGACCAGCGAGAAATAGTCGGCGGCCGAAAATCCCAGTTCGGCCTTCACGCGTCCCAGGCTGATGGTCTTTTGCAGCTTGGTCGCTGCGTTGCCGCCCGTCCATCCGGCAGCGGAGTATTTCTGGAGGACGTTGCGCTGTCCGTCCCAGAGCTGGATGGTCGTGGGTACGGGCATGTTATAGAGTACCCGTACGCCCAGTTCGCGGGCGGAGTCGCCGCTCAGGATCGGGCGGAAAAAGATGGTTTCGAGGTCGGAACCGGTGTACTGTTTTGCACTTTCTAAGAAACTCATGGCTGATTTGTTTTTGGTGTTGGGTTATGTCGTGTGTGAATGTCAGATGCCTTTGAAGCGTTTGGCGTCTTCGGCGTAGGCGCGTTGGTTCGCCGTCCGTACCGTATCGCCGTACGACGGGTCTTCGCGCGGTTTGGTGCAGGTGGGCGAGGCGTTCTGCTGCGCCTGCCGTATGGCCGTGGCCGAGCGGCGCAGCAACTCCTGCCGTTCTCCCGCGGTGAGCAGTACATTGCGGTCGGCGGGAAGCTCCTCGCGGCGGTTGAGCCCGATGCCTGCGAGCAGCCGCTCCCAGCCGCGGGCGATATTCCCCGCCAGCGAGGGTGCCGTGCGTTCCCCGTTGTCGGTCACCGTGTCGGCGAGCCCTGCTGCGACGGCCTCTTCGGGCGATAGCCAGCGGCCGTTGCCGTTGTTTTCGGCCATCAGCGCCTCGAACTCCCCGGCCGGGCGGCCGGAACGGGCGGCATAGACCGCGGCGATGCGCGTGTCGGTCTGGCGGAGCAGGTCGAGTTTTCCCGCTATCTCTGCGGCGTTGCCTTCGGCGGCACAGATGGCCGTGTGGATCAGGTAGAGGGCGTTGGCCGAGATTTCGCGGCAGCCGGGCGATGCGGCCTGTGCGATGATCGTCGCCGCCGAGGCCGTGTAACCGTAACAGCGGGTGGTGATGTGCGCATCGAGCGAGCGCAGCGCGTCGTGGATCAGGAGTGCGTCGTTGACGTCGCCGCCCGTCGAGCGGATGTCGACCACGATCTGCGGGGCGTCGATCCCGGCGATGCGCCGCACCGTGTCGCGGAACTTCTCGTAGGTTGCGACGCGCGCTTCGGGCTGGTCGAACTGCCACTCTTCCGGTACGCCGATGGTGCCTTCGATCTCGATGCGGCAGACGCCGGCGCTGTTTTTGATTTGGATTTCCGATTTCATGTTTCAGGATTTGTACGTGTTGTAATAGTAGCTGCGCACCTTTTCGTAGGAGCAGCAGAATTCGTCGGCCGTGACGTGCATGGCCTCGCAGCGGGGTACGCCTTCCTCCGCCAGCCGGTCGACCCGTGCCCGTACGGCCCGCTGTTCGCAGGCCCGCAGGTTGACCAGTCCCAATCCGAACAGCCGTTCGACGGCCTGTTCCCCTTCCAGGCCGCCTATTACGTCGAGCAACACTTCGGCGAGCCGTTTTTCGTGCCGTGTCATCATCCTTCGCTCAGGCGTGTGAAGGTGCATCTGGCCGATGCCGCCTGCGGGTCGTAGCTTTCGATAGCATGGAGCGTGGCGCGGATTTCCTCGCCCCCGGTGTCGAGCCGGAATACCGAACGCAGGTCGGGCATCCCGGTGCCGGGCGTGAAGAGGCTTTCGAATTCGTGCGGCGCGAGCCGCAGCGAGAGGGTGATGCGCTGGCAGGTGGCTTCCTGTGCTGCCTGGCGGTCGTAGCGATGGTGCAGGCCGCGGATGCCGTCGCGGTCTTCGAAACAGAGCGTGAAGCCCTCCGTCGCTGCGTCCCCCGTGAAGTGGAATGCCGCGAGCGGGTATTCCGCCAGCCCCGACGGATACCCCCAGCGTTCGCCCGCGGGCAGCGGGTGCAGCCCGGCGAAGCGCACGATACGGGGCGTGAAGTTGGTGCCGTCCTCCTGCACGTCATCCCGGTCGCCGACCTGCATGATCTGCGCCGAGGGGGCGTTGGCATAGTGCCCTGCCTCGCTGAGCGTGGGCCGGAAGAGGGGGTTGCGCAATACTTGGTCGCCCTCTCGTGCGGCATAGGAATCGGTGCGGACGCTCCACTCCCCGAAGGGGCTCCCGGCTCCGGCATTGAAACGGTTCACGGCGCCGTCGCCTTCCTGGTATCCCCATGTGCGGCTTTCGTGGATTTCGGGGGCGATGTCGGCCAGCACCACAGGCTGCGAGAAATCGCTTCTGTCGCGCCAGTCGGCCGTGGTTCCGCTGCCGAAAAATTCGTCGGCGGGTTCGATGCGTACGGTCTTGGTCTCCTCCTCGGTGTGGAACCTCAGGTTGAAGAGGTGTTGCAGCGCTTCGAGCAGTGCCGACTGCCGGATAGGATGCCGGGCGACGTCGGCGAAAGTGATTGCGGAGCCGTAGCCCGGTGCCGACGAGAACCGCGGTCGGAGTGAACACTCCTTGTGGAGCGTAAGCGACATTCCCTCCTCTGCGCCGTAGAAATAAATCCGGTCGAAGAATTTGGGCGATGCGGGGGCGATGCGTTCCGGGGCGGTTCGTACCCGCAGCTCGACGGTCGTCCGTCCCGATTCGGTGACGTATCCGTCGTACAGCGCCCAGTCGCCCGCATAGCGTACCCAGCGGGTGCCGCTGCGGATGAGCAACACGGGGTCGGCGACGGTGCCCGAGGCCGGGGTCGTGACCTGCGCCGTGCGCGCCGAAAACTCCGTCCAGAGAGCCTCTGCCACTCCATCCTTCGTGTAGGCCAGGCGGTACTGCGCCCCGTCGGTGTGGTCGAACACGATAGCCAGGTAACGGTGCCCGGGGGAGATGTCCGGCCGGTGGTCTTCATATCGGTTCGCCAGCGTGAAGGGCATGTCGGCGCCCGTCCCGAGGTAAACCGAGTCGAATCCCCGGAGCCGCTCACGCGTCAGGATACGGTGGTCGGTGGTGTATTTCAGGTAGTATTCGAAGCCCGCACTCACTTCGGTCGTGGGGGTGAAGACGATGCGCCCCTTGTCGAACCCGAAGCAGTTGCCGTTGTTGCAAAGTTCGGGAATCGGCTCCCCGTCGGTGTCGAGCGTCTGCGGCGTGGCCGTTTCGACGATGTTGCCCACGCTGTTGGCCGTTGTGGTCGGGTTGGCCGACACCCGCCCCAGGTGGTTGCCCTGTGCGGTGGCCGGAGCCAGCCTGCGGGCGTAGAAGCCCATCCGCGCAGCAAGCGCCGCCGTGTCGCGCGACGGGTAGGCACCGCTCATGTAAAGCGAGCGGAACTCCGGACTGCCCGTGAAATTGCTTTCGATGCGGTAGCCGGCCTCTGCGAAGATCGTCTCGACGAGCGTCGCCACGTGCAGGAAGGGATGGTAGTCGTCCACCGAGAGGATCCTTTCGGCCGGCAGCAGATCCGACGGGCTGTTCTGTTGCGGGTATTCGTCGCGGCGGATCGGGAAAAACTTTACGGGCGAATCGTCCGTCCAGCTGGCCGAGACGGTCGACGGGAGCAGGCGCGCATGATAATCGATGCCCAGGGCGCTGAACATCCGCCAGGCGGCATTTTTCGCCCAGCGGGCACCGCCTTCGCGGATTTCGATCCGGTACCCCTCGCCCGAAGCTTCGAGCAGCCGTACCGTCCCGGACAGTAACTTTGCCCCTTCGGCCGAGAGCACAGCCCTGTGGAGCGAGGCGTTGAACCGCCCTGCGGTATGCGGGTCGCGGGCGAATCCCAGAAGCGCTTCGTTACGGGGCGTCGCGGGGAGCGTGAGCTCCTGCGACCTGCCTTCCCGTGCGGCTTCCACGTCCGCGAGTTCCGCGGCGGCGTAACCCCCGACGGCGATGGGCTCCCCGGCCAGGTCACAGGGCTTCGAGTCGATCGTCAGTTCCATGGCATCCCGGTTTTACGTTTGGGACGGATTTCGATTTCGAGGCAGGTCACGGCGCCATGCCGGTGCAGGACGCTCTTTTCCGTAACGACGTCGACCGCCGTGTAGCCGTCGTCCCCCGCCAGCCAGACGTCGGGCGAGGTCAGGACTTCGGAAAGCCCTTCGAGGGCCGCCCGGGGTTCGTAGGCCGACACGAGCACCGTCCGCCGTTCGGTACGGGTTCGGGCGACCAGATGCCCTTCGGCTCCGTATGCCCGTTGCCTGGTTGTTTCGACGGACTCCGACTTTTCGATCGGGAAGGTGTAATGTTCGATCCCTCCCGCGCTGCTGCGCCAGGCCAGCCGCCGGGCTCCGGAGAATGCGGGGATGACCGTGTAGGCGACCGAGCCGCAGGCTCCGGCGTCTACGGCCAGGGTTTCGGCTTCGGGAAAGTCGCGCGTGTCGAGCCGGAAGACATGCAACCCTCCCGTGGCCGTGCGGTAGCTTTCGGCGGTCGCGGTCGTCCCGGCCTGTGCCGTGACGGTCACCGTGACGGCTTCGTCCGAGAAGAGCGTCAGCTCGTCGCACTCGCCGTGCGAGATCAGGCGGACGAGCGGCATCGAGGTCAGCAGGGCGGGTGCTGTTACGTTTGTCCGGCAGGGGAGGAACGTTCGCAGCGGGGAGTGGACGCTCGGAGCCGTCCCGGCCGCTTGTGCCGTTTGGGCCTCGATGTAGGCTGCTACACTACGTCCGTCTGCCATGTGGAATCCCGTGCTTCCGGTCGTCGGAACGAACGCGACGGCGCGCCGCAGGTAGGGGGCGGCATCGAACGAGGCGGACGTGACTCCGGCGAAGCGTTTGGCGCCGATCAGCGTGCCGTTTCCCGCATCCGCGATGCGCAGGTCGAGGGTGGCGGTTTCCGGCGTGGTGACGGTGTAACGGAGTTCCCCGCCGAGCGGGGCGTACTCCGGCGGAATTTGTGTGAATGTCATTTGGATAGATGTTTGGGGTGTTGTTGCGGCGGATTGCACGACGTTGCCCGTTGCCGTCCGCAGCGTGCCGGCCGTTCTGTTGCGTGCCCGTAACCCGGGCGGGGTTGCGGCCGTGCGGACGGCGACGGTGCGCCATGCTAAAACCACGTTACGATGCGGGCGGTGGCGGTTTGCGAAATTTCGCCGTGCGGGGTGAGCGAGAAAGAGCGCGGGCGGACGGAGAGCCCTTCGACGGCGAGAATGCGTTCGTCGAGCGAGAGCTCCGCGAAGATCTCGATCATCTGTGCCTCCATTTCGGCCAGTGCCGTGCGCCGCTCCGCAGGGGAGATGCGTGCTCCGGGGCGGAGCAGGTGCAGCGTCATGTCATAGGTCGCCCGTCCGTGAGTGCGCCCTTCGACGGCGTGCAGTTCCGGGGGTGCCAGCCATGCCGCGGGGTAATTCCGCACGGTGTGGCCCATGTCGTCCTCCGGCCCGGTGTAGAAGGTGTAACCCCGTTGTGCCGTGAGCTTTTCCGCCGCACCCTCGAGGTGGGTGCGATTCATTGTTGATAAACAGGTTGAAAGGTTGTTGAAAAACGAAAATAACAATTCGTAAACGACTGGCAATGAGTTCTGTCCTGATGTCGATAACTTGTGCACTGTGCACCGTGCGGTGTGAATTGTGTGGCAAATATACGACGGCGTATACCCCCTTGTCAAGAGGTGAAAGCACTTTTTCTAAAATTTGTGGAAAAACTCCCGAATTTTGATTACCTTTGCAACATCGAACCAACAGTTTTATACCCTTATGGATGATGGTCATAGTTCCACGTATAGCGGCCGTGTCGTATCTCAATACGATACCGTTCATCTATGGTATCGAGCACGAAGGTAACCTCCGTGCCGAACTGCTGTTGTCTCCGCCTTCCCTCTGTGCAAAGAATTTCGCCGAACACAAAGCCGACATCGCACTGGTGCCGGCCGCAGCCGTGCCGTCGCTGGCGGATGCGCAGGTAGTGACCGAGTACTGCATCGGAGCCGCCGGCCCCGTGCGGACGGTGGTGCTCCTGAGCAACGAGCCGATCGAAAAGGCGCGCCGCGTATTCCTCGATGCCCATTCGCTCACGTCGGTGCAACTGGCCGGCTACCTGCTTGCAAAGCACTGGAAAGTCACCCCCGAATACTATACGCTCGAAGATTATGCGCAGCTGGGACACGCCCTGCCGGGCGATGCCTTCCTGCTGATCGGCGACAAGGTCTTCGACCACGAAGGACGTTTCGCATACTCGTACGACCTGGCCGCCGAGTGGAAAAAGGTTACGCGGCTGCCTTTTGCGTTCGCCGTCTGGGTCGCCCGCAAGGGTACCGACCCCGACCTCACGGAGGGGTTGCAGCATGCGCTGACTTTCGGTATCGAGCACACCTACGAGGCCATTCTCGAACATGGTTTCGACAACAAACCGTACGATGCGTATGCCTACCTTACGCAGAATATCGACTATATTTTCGACAATCAGAAGCATAAAGCGCTGCAAAAGTTCTGGGACTCGGGTATCAAGGTAACCCCGAGGGCCAATCCCGGCTGAAGAGCTTAGCGGACAGCCGATCCGCCTCTCTGCCGAACAGGATTTTTAACTTTAAGAAGGAGAGCGTTTTATGATTACAATTTACCTCAAGCAGTACAACAAGATTATCCGGAATGCCGACACGAAGCTCTTCGACGAGCTGGGTTACGACGACATTCTGTGGATCGACATGCTTCTGCCGACCATTAAGGAGCAGAAGGCCGTCGAGAATTTCATGGAGATCAGCCTCCAGACCAAACAGCAGGTCGAGGAGATCGAGTCCACGTCGAAATATTCGGAGAACGAGAATGCCATCATATCCAACTCTAACTTCTTCGTGCCGACGGGCGATACGTTCATCGTCGAACCCGTGTCGTTCATCATCTCCAACGAGGGTGTGCTGGTTTCGGTGCGCAGCGCCGAGTTCCGTACCTTCCGTGAAACGGAAAAACGTCTTCAGATGAACTACCGCAGCTATTCGACGGGCTACCACCTTTTCATTTCGCTGCTCGAGGTGCGCATCGATTTCGACGCCGACCTGGTGGAGCTGATCGCCAAGCAGGTCGCGGCGCTCTCGAAGGACATCAACTCCGAGGACTCGATCGACAAGGCCGTCCTGCACCGCATCAGCGCCCTGCAGGAGAGTACGATGTCGCTGCGCGAGAATATCTTCGACCGCCAGCGCGTGTTGTCGGGCATCCTGCGCTCCGAGCGCTTCCCGAACGATATCTACCCCCGCCTGCAGCTGATGATCAAGGACGTCAACTCGCTGATCAACCATGCCGATTTCAGCTTCCAGCGACTGGACTATATCCAGGACGCCGCGCTGGGTCTTATCAACATCGAGCAGAATGAGATCGTCAAAATTTTCTCCGTGGCCGCGGTGATCTTCATGCCCGCGACGCTTATCGCGTCGATCTATGGCATGAACTTCAAATTCATGCCCGAGTTAGACTGGAC
This Alistipes onderdonkii DNA region includes the following protein-coding sequences:
- a CDS encoding CorA family divalent cation transporter translates to MITIYLKQYNKIIRNADTKLFDELGYDDILWIDMLLPTIKEQKAVENFMEISLQTKQQVEEIESTSKYSENENAIISNSNFFVPTGDTFIVEPVSFIISNEGVLVSVRSAEFRTFRETEKRLQMNYRSYSTGYHLFISLLEVRIDFDADLVELIAKQVAALSKDINSEDSIDKAVLHRISALQESTMSLRENIFDRQRVLSGILRSERFPNDIYPRLQLMIKDVNSLINHADFSFQRLDYIQDAALGLINIEQNEIVKIFSVAAVIFMPATLIASIYGMNFKFMPELDWTLTLGNGWNIPLGYIFAIGLMIFCSALTIWYFKYKKWL
- a CDS encoding Clp protease ClpP, producing MKSEIQIKNSAGVCRIEIEGTIGVPEEWQFDQPEARVATYEKFRDTVRRIAGIDAPQIVVDIRSTGGDVNDALLIHDALRSLDAHITTRCYGYTASAATIIAQAASPGCREISANALYLIHTAICAAEGNAAEIAGKLDLLRQTDTRIAAVYAARSGRPAGEFEALMAENNGNGRWLSPEEAVAAGLADTVTDNGERTAPSLAGNIARGWERLLAGIGLNRREELPADRNVLLTAGERQELLRRSATAIRQAQQNASPTCTKPREDPSYGDTVRTANQRAYAEDAKRFKGI
- a CDS encoding menaquinone biosynthetic enzyme MqnA/MqnD family protein, encoding MMVIVPRIAAVSYLNTIPFIYGIEHEGNLRAELLLSPPSLCAKNFAEHKADIALVPAAAVPSLADAQVVTEYCIGAAGPVRTVVLLSNEPIEKARRVFLDAHSLTSVQLAGYLLAKHWKVTPEYYTLEDYAQLGHALPGDAFLLIGDKVFDHEGRFAYSYDLAAEWKKVTRLPFAFAVWVARKGTDPDLTEGLQHALTFGIEHTYEAILEHGFDNKPYDAYAYLTQNIDYIFDNQKHKALQKFWDSGIKVTPRANPG